From one Vanessa tameamea isolate UH-Manoa-2023 chromosome 9, ilVanTame1 primary haplotype, whole genome shotgun sequence genomic stretch:
- the LOC113395051 gene encoding serine-rich adhesin for platelets, protein MNTSMEGFCSTLIVLLALIETIKSNTNETSSAEERKGRVNGRIVKLYSGAKPNPILCLEEGFKADPVDCTVFYRCTKSFKEKYTVFKFQCGPGTVYDPETEVCNHPRNTKRSECGGFNPPIMQESENEIEENQELPSPINSTLPVYTSHIESKNVTTSAPVFTTQKIEQFTDHKPSSPVSYPTLTTTEREYVDNSNNFVSYPWTNSKNKTQHLLVPFTIVPQNQENSFSCTSDGFIGDSDNCRKFYRCVSDSRGGFLRYEFMCSESTIWDDNIQSCNHAWAVRNKRCGRGDFEIKNDVNSVQSLNEPNQQKENNFEIKEKEGHVYDNNDVFNGDNIQFGSKLNNEKPNTIKQNHNTIITSVHQEEPSNKLQDKINDKYNEPEIEIHNDVVNEISQYSTSSDASYNFQENTATIDTRKNIQCTQSGFMADTVDCKKFYRCVDNGKGSFTKYEFSCSQETVWDSKLEACNHAWAVEDGGKCGGKLSDGNSNTEVSTKTPITASTDSAVEEENDFGYVSQSNKPHEQTTSSTILTTISLLSTTDISKVISTECTSSGFYGDVSDCQKFYRCIDNDKGSFTKYDYKCGEGTLWDQNIEACNHAWAVKSCNQTIITNTTQETDAYDTGITTTVSYIQPTVEKDNENSNFDSGYNNEQSITTLKPDKELLVTTTKNPQIQNCQSSGFIGDAKDCKKFYRCVDNGDGSFTRHEFSCGDGTVWDSEIEACNHAWAVKKCGGNIGLKEDVTSPVTEYDLNNGYSTHNYNNYDTLSTPQHSSMDLQTTTKQTILLSNHSECETNGFMGDKLDCKKFYRCVDDGTGKYTRYEFSCGEGTVWDPKIQACNHAWAVEECGSSMSISTTHNINDVSVRPSAVTTQENENGYVHTTQSTTKLDSMMSITTVRSSTSMATVINNKLECQSSGFMGDPINCKKFYRCVDNGDGGFTQHEFLCGEGTAWDPAIEACNHENAVKHCGENSGSQFEETTPSTQTQTSTMTSSSSYIVTQSQQSQTPIYSSTLSTTSLMDGNSMTPEDKECTSEGFFANQYNCKQFYRCVNNGKGGYTKYEFSCGDGTIWVQEIQACDHDTDAINCSYSSSIATTEKQEINSSNEQNEQVSESQLSTPKSTTSSPTTENIKPITENTKPINQDVCTQEGYYGNTEDCMKFYRCVGNDKGDYTKYDYICGDGTIWDQDIIACNHPQDVRNPSCKSDHENLSTTTSSNPQYTSDNNVKPETTSSDPLTTSSVSSSNSNETNTTCSDNAENSENGNITCTKAGFYADPSDCKKFYRCVDWDSNGEKFSIFHFECGEGTIWDPSLETCNHIDSVYPPRTCNGTIPPKENIPESSSTTEKITTTNIDETSSSESTTQESTTQQISTTQQPLTTQQPSTTKQPSTTQEPSTTKQPSTTKQPSTTEQPTTTQQPSTTQQPSTTHEPSTTQQSSTTQQPSTTQQSSTTQQPSTTQQPSTTDQPSTTEQPSTTEQPSTTQQPSTTESSTTETSTTITTREPDQTTSQTSQEQTTKSTTNPTTETTVTESGSTEQTSTSDQVITSTQPLTTEENTSPTETQSSTTEASTTENQSQSSTESNTPNEECPETDEDQYLLVCPTSFKRHPKYCNLFYQCTEDNNTHEIKVATFNCPNNTIYDESKVQCVEENQSDKKCNGQMARKHRVKRLGIADNEPIVVSKESMACPRVGHFPFEKHEECSAALLKCELTKSGKLRGYVYQCPEGFVYWSISRKCEPLRKLRECKKPSNAWNKRNDIPVEKYNVAT, encoded by the exons ATGAACACATCTATGGAAGGATTTTGTTCAACTTTAATAGTGCTCTTGGCACTTATCGAGACGATAAAATCGAATACAAATG AAACTAGTAGCGCTGAAGAACGCAAAGGACGTGTCAATGGACGTATTGTGAAACTTTATTCAGGAGCAAAACCAAATCCAATTTTATGCTTGGAAGAGGGCTTTAAAGCTGACCCAGTCGATTGCACTGTATTCTATCGGTGCACAAaatcttttaaagaaaaatatactgttttcaaa tTTCAATGTGGACCAGGGACAGTATACGATCCAGAAACTGAAGTATGTAATCACCCGAGAAATACGAAACGATCTGAATGCGGTGGCTTTAATCCACCGATAATGCAAGAAAGCGAAAACGAAATAGAGGAGAATCAAGAACTTCCGTCCCCTATAAATTCCACGTTACCTGTTTATACATCTCATATCGAATCAAAAAACGTCACAACATCAGCACCTGTATTCACTACTCAGAAGATAGAACAATTTACAGATCATAAACCAAGTTCACCAGTTTCTTATCCCACATTAACGACAACTGAACGAGAATATGTAGACAATTCTAATAATTTCGTATCATATCCATGGacaaattccaaaaataaaacacaacattTATTGGTGCCTTTTACAATAGTTCCCCAAAATCAAGAGAATAGTTTTTCGTGTACTTCGGATGGATTCATCGGTGATAGTGATAATTGTAGAAAGTTTTATAGATGTGTGAGTGATTCACGTGGAGGTTTTTTACGATATGAGTTTATGTGTAGTGAATCCACAATATGGGATGACAATATACAGAGTTGTAATCATGCGTGGGCTGTACGAAATAAGCGATGCGGTCGAGGTGATTTTGAGATTAAAAACGATGTTAATAGTGTTCAAAGTTTGAATGAACCAAAccaacaaaaagaaaataattttgaaataaaagaaaaggaaGGGCACGTTTATGATAACAATGATGTATTTAATGGGGATAACATTCAATTcggaagtaaattaaataacgaaaaaccaaatacaattaaacaaaatcataaCACAATCATAACTTCTGTACACCAAGAAGAACCCAGTAACAAGttacaggataaaattaatgataaatataatgaaccAGAAATAGAGATACATAACGATGTAGTTAATGAAATAAGTCAATATTCTACTTCGTCAGATGCTTCATATAATTTCCAGGAAAATACTGCAACTATTGACAccagaaaaaatatacaatgtacaCAAAGTGGGTTTATGGCTGATACAGTTGATTGCAAGAAGTTTTATAGATGTGTTGATAATGGAAAAGgaagttttacaaaatatgaattcTCATGTAGTCAAGAAACGGTATGGGATAGCAAATTGGAAGCATGTAATCATGCATGGGCTGTTGAAGATGGTGGTAAATGTGGTGGAAAATTATCAGATGGAAATTCTAATACTGAAGTTTCCACGAAAACACCAATTACTGCTAGTACTGATAGTGCTGTTGAGGAAGAAAATGATTTTGGATACGTGAGTCAATCGAACAAACCACATGAACAAACAACGTCATCGACAATTCTCACAACAATATCATTACTTTCAACAACTGATATTTCGAAAGTAATAAGTACAGAATGCACGTCAAGTGGATTTTACGGAGATGTAAGTGACTGTCAGAAATTTTACAGATGTATCGACAATGATAAAGGGTCATTTACAAAGTATGATTACAAATGTGGCGAAGGAACTTTATGGGATCAAAATATAGAAGCATGTAACCATGCTTGGGCTGTTAAGTCTTGTAATCAAactattataacaaatacaacGCAAGAAACGGATGCTTATGATACTGGAATAACTACAACCGTCTCATATATTCAACCCACTGTGGAAAAGGATAATGAAAATTCTAATTTCGATTCTGGTTATAATAATGAGCAAAGTATAACCACCTTGAAGCCCGATAAAGAGTTATTAGTTACTACAACAAAAAATCCACAGATTCAAAATTGTCAATCCAGTGGTTTCATTGGTGATGCCAAAGATTGTAAAAAATTCTATAGGTGTGTAGACAATGGGGACGGAAGCTTTACTAGGCATGAGTTTTCATGTGGTGATGGTACTGTGTGGGATTCTGAAATCGAAGCTTGTAATCACGCTTGGGCAGTTAAAAAATGCGGAGGAAATATTGGTTTAAAGGAAGATGTTACCTCACCTGTTACTgagtatgatttaaataatggaTACTCGACTCATAATTACAACAATTATGACACTTTAAGTACTCCTCAACATTCAAGCATGGATTTACAAACAACAACTAAACAGACAATCTTACTGAGCAATCACAGTGAATGTGAAACAAATGGATTTATGGGTGATAAATTAGATTGCAAGAAATTTTATAGATGTGTCGATGACGGTACTGGAAAATATACTCgatatgaattttcatgtggtgAAGGTACTGTATGGGATCCAAAAATACAAGCATGTAACCACGCATGGGCCGTAGAAGAATGTGGCAGCAGTATGTCTATATCAACTACACACAATATTAATGATGTTTCTGTGAGACCTAGTGCTGTTACTACCCAAGAAAATGAAAACGGATATGTTCATACAACACAAAGTACTACAAAATTAGATAGCATGATGTCAATTACAACTGTGCGCAGTTCGACATCAATGGCAACTGTTATCAACAATAAACTTGAATGTCAATCCAGTGGATTTATGGGAGATCCAATTAATTGCAAGAAATTTTATAGATGTGTTGATAATGGTGATGGAGGATTCACTCAACACGAATTTTTATGTGGTGAAGGTACAGCTTGGGATCCTGCGATTGAAGCGTGTAATCACGAAAACGCGGTAAAACATTGTGGCGAGAATTCAGGAAGCCAATTTGAAGAAACAACACCTTCTACCCAAACTCAAACTTCAACAATGACATCATCTTCTAGTTATATTGTAACACAATCACAACAATCTCAGACACCTATATATTCCTCGACGTTATCTACAACTTCTTTAATGGACGGTAACTCAATGACACCGGAAGATAAAGAATGTACATCAGAAGGATTCTTTGCTAATCAGTACAATTGCAAACAATTTTACCGTTGTGTTAATAATGGCAAAGGTGGTTATACTAAATATGAATTTTCTTGTGGCGATGGCACCATTTGGGTTCAAGAAATACAAGCATGTGATCATGATACAGATGCCATAAATTGTAGTTATTCATCAAGTATAGCAACTACagaaaaacaagaaataaatagtTCAAATGAGCAGAATGAGCAAGTTTCAGAATCTCAACTAAGTACACCTAAATCAACTACTTCATCACCAACTACTGAAAATATAAAGCCAATAACTGAAAATACAAAACCAATAAACCAAGATGTTTGTACCCAAGAAGGTTATTATGGGAATACTGAGGATTGTATGAAGTTTTATAGATGCGTTGGTAACGATAAAGGTGATTATAcgaaatatgattatatttgtgGGGATGGTACTATTTGGGATCAAGATATAATAGCATGTAATCATCCCCAAGATGTAAGAAATCCCTCGTGTAAATCTGACCACGAAAATCTATCAACGACAACAAGCAGTAATCCACAGTACACGAGTGACAATAACGTAAAACCCGAAACTACTTCTTCAGATCCGTTGACGACGTCAAGTGTATCTTCTTCAAATAGTAATGAAACAAATACGACGTGTTCTGATAATGCTGAAAACTCTGAAAATGGAAATATTACTTGCACGAAAGCTGGTTTTTATGCTGATCCAAGtgactgtaagaaattttatagATGTGTTGATTGGGATAGCAACGGAGAAAAGTTTTCCATATTTCACTTCGAATGTGGCGAAGGGACTATTTGGGACCCTTCTCTCGAAACATGTAATCATATAGATTCTGTTTATCCACCTCGTACTTGTAATGGTACCATCCCGCCAAAAGAAAATATACCTGAATCGTCTTCAACGACAGAAAAAATTACAACGACTAATATTGATGAGACGTCTAGTAGTGAATCTACTACACAGGAATCAACAACACAACAAATATCGACAACGCAGCAGCCATTGACAACACAACAACCATCGACAACTAAGCAGCCATCGACAACACAAGAACCATCAACAACAAAACAACCATCGACAACAAAACAACCATCAACGACAGAACAGCCAACAACAACACAACAACCATCAACAACACAACAACCATCAACAACACATGAGCCATCAACAACACAACAATCATCTACAACACAACAGCCATCAACAACACAACAGTCATCAACAACACAACAGCCATCAACAACACAACAACCATCCACGACAGATCAACCATCAACGACAGAACAACCATCAACGACAGAACAACCATCAACGACACAACAGCCATCAACAACAGAGTCATCGACCACTGAAACATCTACCACTATCACAACTAGAGAGCCTGATCAAACGACTTCTCAAACAAGTCAGGAACAAACTACAAAGTCAACCACCAACCCAACCACAGAAACGACGGTAACAGAATCTGGATCTACTGAGCAAACATCAACCTCTGATCAAGTTATTACATCCACTCAACCACTTACCACTGAAGAAAATACTTCACCAACAGAAACTCAAAGTTCAACAACAGAAGCGTCAACAACAGAAAATCAATCCCAATCAAGTACAGAATCTAACACACCAAATGAAGAGTGCCCTGAAACAGACGAAGATCAATATTTACTCGTGTGTCCGACTTCATTTAAGCGACATCcgaaatattgtaatttgttttatcaatGCACTGAAGATAATAACACCCATGAAATAAAAGTAGCTACATTTAATTGTCCAAATAATACGATATATGACGAGTCTAAAGTTCAGTGTGTAGAAGAAAATCAAAGTGATAAAAAATGCAACGGCCAAATGGCTCGAAAACACAGGGTGAAACGATTAGGAATTGCGGATAACGAGccg ATTGTCGTTTCAAAAGAAAGTATGGCATGCCCAAGAGTCGGACATTTTCCTTTTGAAAAACATGAAGAATGCTCAGCCgctttattaaaatgtgaattGACAAAATCTGGAAAATTACGTGGTTACGTCTATCAATGTCCAGAAGGTTTCGTTTATTGGTCAATAAGTAGAAAATGCGAGCCATTAAGGAAACTAAGAGAATGTAAAAAACCTTCAAATGCATGGAATAAACGAAACGATATACctgtagaaaaatataatgttgccACTTAA
- the LOC113395128 gene encoding uncharacterized protein LOC113395128 — translation MEPQEKRDEEYPLLKVDAGGGDGKLRNAIPATIMTTGWNITCTPKQSWCNRWPEFVSAFWMTLILLAISFLVFYALGMSAYRRQPIVIVRCNDTKAKPGSDVFYHHIIARDAYVPFTFYSEYLSFMASQYPSLRYHVYFLIDDSSQPFRESRYPNPRLLKRIVPRVTDPFNTIHNQNKRDIRDFQKRYQNVNISVMNLSKYMAMTPLKFKWVMIPLNYLSFYARVYEIWQNGGIGFDLTTFNNIYKNNKELDQRIDNILKQHSNGFELEKYDDVLESIDNDEQKELFSMFFNLIERILNETRLFFDTDLTTNVTILGNSPLVRTHRNKRDTGNITKAFNVTKSNITSSDNAIYTLNDTVRNMSMVQNNVNIEVKFKNGSILNTTNTTVESPIHLHLKTTNISGYRSEIPQVLFFYDISRISDETGPTYFLPKPIQSGEVIKTVAASNQKKSNYLSLSHDGYFVAASSRHHPFLAQLFSSSCHRLNPKYAIKDTLLSQCSGFLRDDIYCENIRLLYNII, via the exons ATGGAGCCCCAAGAAAAACGCGATGAAGAATATCCCTTACTAAAAGTGGATGCTGGAGGAGGAGATGGTAAACTCCGAAATGCCATTCCAGCTACCATTATGACAACTGGATGGAATATTACATGCACACCTAAGCAGTCCTGGTGCAATCGTTGGCCAG aattTGTTTCGGCTTTCTGGATGACTTTAATTCTATTAGCAATttcttttttagtattttatgctTTAGGGATGAGTGCTTATAGGCGACAGCCGATTGTTATTGTTAGATGCAATGACACGAAAGCTAAACCAGGAAGCGATGTATTCTACCATCATATAATAGCGCGGGATGCTTATGTACCATTCACGTTTTATTCTGAATACTTATCTTTCATGGCATCACAGTATCCGTCGTTGCGTTATCACGTATATTTTTTGATAGACGATTCTTCGCAGCCGTTTCGAGAATCAAGATATCCTAATCCTCGACTTTTAAAAAGAATAGTACCACGTGTTACTGATCCATTTAATACGATTCATAATCAAAACAAGCGAGATATTAGAGATTTCCAAAAGAgatatcaaaatgtaaatatcagTGTGATGAACTTGAGCAAGTACATGGCAATGACGCCGTTGAAATTTAAATGGGTAATGATCCCGCTAAACTACTTGTCTTTCTATGCTAGAGTATATGAAATTTGGCAAAATGGTGGCATTGGATTCGATCTGActacgtttaataatatttacaaaaacaataaagaatTAGATCAAAGGATCGATAACATATTAAAACAGCACAGTAATGGTTttgaattagaaaaatatgaCGATGTGTTAGAGTCTATTGACAACGATGAACAGAAAGAATTATTctcaatgttttttaatttaattgagcGCATTTTAAACGAGACTCGTTTATTTTTTGATACTGATTTGACAACTAACGTTACTATTTTAGGAAACAGCCCTTTAGTAAGAACTCATAGAAACAAGCGTGATACTGGTAATATTACTAAGGCATTTAATGTtactaaaagtaatattacCTCAAGTGACAATGCTATTTATACGCTTAACGATACAGTTCGAAATATGTCTATGGTCCAAAATAATGTGAACATTGAGGTAAAATTTAAGAATGgaagtatattaaatactaccaACACTACAGTCGAATCTCCAATACATCTCCATTTAAAAACCACCAATATCTCTGGATATCGAAGCGAAATTcctcaagttttatttttttacgatatttctAGAATTTCTGATGAAACTGGTCCTActtattttttaccaaaaccAATTCAATCTGGTGAAGTAATTAAAACCGTTGCAGCATCTAATCAAAAGAAATCAAACTATTTATCATTAAGCCATGATGGGTACTTCGTGGCAGCTTCATCACGTCACCACCCATTCCTGGCTCAACTGTTTTCTTCCAGTTGTCACAGACTTAATCCAAAATACGCTATTAAAGACACGCTTTTAAGCCAATGCTCTGGATTTTTAAGAGATGACATATATTGCGAAAACATtcgtttactttataatattatttaa
- the LOC113395052 gene encoding uncharacterized protein LOC113395052 — translation MSESCRENLPLLCDDYSDEEFRIHKSSPKFQRLFRYSTSGRARTQAIGAAAIITRWPEQFSSLLTYWWIGLGMIAFMIFVMYNSIVAISMLPPTHHRPLNLKISEYRSDHAIHETYIFMHIFVTNYEELNINSYLPYIDTFTQKYPNFKHNLVVVIRDESNDSLNDISDELNNEMALNSLWTHEKKIDKIKLGRNTNIKIVSLTKYMDDSPLKKYWRRLPQQFFGFLTRCIAIWEKGGIAFDPLILTPNSPNSGYIENLEHIFDKLRSKNQKQSTKTNSLRISKKINKNPKVNNIRDIIENLKNEDDNHYVPENLSEAESKNILSKINNLNISKIKRSTTDVLQEIEKFNKLDMNNIHTNKSKDLYKTEYIMNGSKNSVGLSNNQGSNNLSSTHKIRNKNRLTTDSSTKRNLLPMFLEYLFNSQNITEPTHEQTNTITNFTLSKHINNFIKKNVTNNQGNSSIIKTSFKKKGSKMKIGTEIVPSENDDNVSLSIDLKGNLLATETSCHAFIGTIFSNALHHSDDESITDFIITELSIFCKGVLSSCKGIDIILL, via the exons ATGAGTGAGTCCTGCCGAGAAAACCTGCCACTGCTGTGTGATGATTATTCTGATGAAGAATTCCGTATTCATAAATCTAGTCCGAAATTCCAACGCCTGTTTCGGTATTCAACATCTGGACGCGCGAGAACTCAAGCAATAGGTGCTGCTGCTATTATAACCCGGTGGCCAG aacaaTTTTCATCTTTATTGACATACTGGTGGATAGGACTTGGCATGATTGCGTTCATGATTTTTGTCATGTATAACAGCATCGTTGCAATATCTATGCTACCTCCCACACACCATAGaccattgaatttaaaaatttcagaATATAGATCCGATCATGCAATACacgaaacatatatttttatgcatatatTCGTTACTAATTATGAAGAATTGAACATAAACAGCTATTTACCATACATTGATACATTTACTCAAAAATATCCAAACTTCAAGCATAACTTAGTTGTTGTGATCAGAGATGAGTCAAATGATAGTTTAAATGATATAAGTGACGAACTGAATAATGAAATGGCTTTAAATTCATTGTGGACGCAcgagaaaaaaatagataaaatcaaattaggtagaaatactaatattaaaattgtttctttaaCTAAATACATGGATGATTCTCCCTTGAAGAAATACTGGCGACGTTTGCCGCAACAATTCTTCGGCTTCTTAACACGATGTATTGCAATATGGGAAAAAGGAGGCATAGCGTTTGACCCATTGATACTTACTCCAAATTCACCTAATTCAggttatattgaaaatttggaacatatttttgataaattaagatctaaaaatcaaaaacaatcaacaaaaacaaatagtttgagaatatctaaaaaaatcaataaaaatccaAAAGTCAATAACATTAGagatattatagaaaatttaaaaaatgaagatGATAACCACTATGTGCCAGAAAATCTATCTGAAGCggaaagcaaaaatattttgtctaaaataaataatttgaacattagtaaaataaagagAAGTACAACGGACGTACTTCAGGAAATtgagaaatttaataaattagatatgaataatattcacacaaataaatcaaaagacTTGTATAAAACTGAATATATAATGAACGGCAGTAAGAACTCGGTTGGTTTGAGCAATAATCAAGGATCTAATAATTTATCTTCAAcccataaaataagaaataaaaatcgacTGACTACCGACTCGAGTACTAAACGTAATCTTCTTCCAATGTTTTTAGAATACCTATTTAATTCCCAGAATATAACTGAACCTACACATGAACAAACTAATACAATAACCAATTTTACTCTTTCCAAACATatcaataactttataaaaaaaaatgttacgaatAATCAAGGAAACAgttctataataaaaacttcgtttaaaaaaaagggCTCTAAAATGAAAATTGGCACTGAAATCGTTCCCAGTGAAAATGATGATAATGTTTCGTTGAGCATTGATTTGAAGGGTAATTTACTTGCCACTGAAACATCTTGTCATGCCTTTATCGGTACTATTTTTAGCAATGCTTTACACCATTCCGATGACGAATCCATAACAGATTTTATAATTACCGAACTGTCAATATTTTGTAAAGGTGTTTTATCGTCATGTAAAGGTAtcgacattattttattgtaa